Proteins encoded by one window of Seriola aureovittata isolate HTS-2021-v1 ecotype China chromosome 4, ASM2101889v1, whole genome shotgun sequence:
- the nlrx1 gene encoding NLR family member X1 isoform X3 — MSSLHRIRAHRTRLCDVSRQLSQLLSAWSWRRRVDVSLCSATGLHLRTYCSTSSEPDPLQVHRRKLFLWFSHLPQEEKQFGGYFSPETMHVDPLIVERKAEERAGLLSSPLQTQPLTSSSVSVEQLFETTDTWNEGRGVNVLLYGAVGTGKSTVVRKLVLDWCLGTGLTHFKLLVPFSCEDLSELSKVASLRDLVSRKYLHLRKHPLLSGEGNQAKDVLFLFNGMEKMKLDFRIGSTELCSDPNEALPPNVVVVNLLRKYLLPEASILVTTRLSAMDRIPQKYVSRYAQICGFNDPGRQRAYFTSRLLQQSGEAARDHEAQALIELLYLNLQRESQLAAACFLPSYCWLTCATLHFLHFTDAKAPIRTLTGIYTSFLRLNFGGEVLGTGAGTNVPLQGHNNSLMLYVVRTVGKMAFEGVTYKRTSFSEKELEQWIGGKTKTDEELHQLAMFRTDVLDFFLAPCVESGKHFPEALSENDEQRYVFAVPAMQEYLAALYVVLGENKSALEKLSKQMSVAIGQAGEDVNALFGILSKFIPLRIFAVFNLLKLFPKLYEKISSHNKGSIARTMATEMFRTEDSYNEDVLDQVEQSLLGVHGPQPQQHSEGPPFELYPIFMGGLLHYGNRVLLQQLGCSIQSTTVVQITRALRKHLVRELSKPQPPEEMMDLLVLLYEFQNPRLTAEVLASMRTIRLTNIRMTSLKCFVLSSVLSCTPTSYHLEELDLSSCLLTHDLLQTLWPAFRHTHNLKLCDNPLLESGACTLLEALPENQSLRHLSLMHTGLGDWGALQLAERLQQHSGLQELNVAYNNIGDNAALALVDACREHPSIHTVHLYLNPLSDVGKQSLYVRGVPSSDGGSGQRVKVLASVTEGSDLSEDWHPILRVIRENALSWDRQRVQQQLKVFLRDLEWGRQQQQSLWKRLHFRRVEKGVRQTLKLLEKDPPPPPTGYRM, encoded by the exons ATGAGCTCACTACACAG GATCAGAGCTCACCGAACCCGTCTGTGTGATGTTTCCAGACAGCTGAGTCAGCTGCTCTCAgcatggagctggaggaggagggtggatgTTTCCCTCTGCTCAGCCACCGGCCTCCACCTCAGGACCTactgctccacctcctcagaGCCAG ACCCCCTCCAGGTCCACAGGAGGAAGCTGTTCCTGTGGTTCAGCCACCTTCCTCAGGAGGAGAAACAGTTTGGAGGTTACTTCAGCCCAGAGACCATGCATGTGGATCCACTGATCGTGGAAAGAAAAGCTGAGGAGAGGGCAGGACTCCTCAGCTCCCCTCTCCAGACCCAGCCCCTGAccagctcctctgtgtctgtggaacAGCTGTTTGAAACCACCGACACCTGGAACGAGGGTCGGGGGGTCAACGTGCTGCTGTATGGGGCTGTGGGAACAGGGAAAAGTACGGTGGTCCGAAAGCTGGTGCTGGACTGGTGCCTTGGGACCGGCCTGACCCACTTCAAGCTGCTGGTGCCTTTCTCCTGTGAGGACCTCAGTGAACTGTCAAA GGTGGCTTCCTTAAGGGACCTGGTGAGCAGGAAGTACCTCCACCTGAGAAAACACCCCCTGCTGAGCGGGGAAGGAAACCAGGCTAAGGATGTGCTCTTCCTCTTCAATGGGATGGAGAAGATGAAGCTGGACTTCCGGATCGGATCCACGGAGCTCTGCAGCGATCCGAATGAGGCGCTGCCTCCTaatgtggtggtggtgaacCTGCTGAGGAAGTACCTCCTACCTGAG gcCAGCATCTTGGTCACCACCAGACTGTCAGCCATGGACCGTATCCCACAGAAGTATGTGAGTCGCTACGCTCAGATTTGTGGCTTCAATGACCCAGGCCGCCAGCGGGCGTACTTCACCAGTCgcctgctgcagcagagcgGGGAGGCGGCTCGTGACCATGAGGCCCAGGCTCTTATAGAGCTGCTTTACCTCAACCTCCAGAGAGAGAGCCAGCTGGCTGCAGCCTGCTTCCTGCCCTCCTACTGCTGGCTGACCTGTGCTACCTTACACTTCCTCCATTTCACTGATGCCAAGGCGCCCATCCGCACACTGACCGGCATATACACCAGTTTCCTCAGGCTCAACTTCGGGGGCGAGGTACTGGGCACAGGAGCAGGGACTAATGTGCCCCTTCAGGGGCACAACAATTCTCTGATGTTGTATGTCGTCCGTACCGTTGGTAAAATGGCATTTGAAGGCGTGACGTACAAACGAACGTCGTTCTCAGAGAAGGAACTGGAGCAGTGGATCGGAGGGAAGACCAAGACGGATGAGGAGCTGCATCAGTTGGCCATGTTCCGCACTGACGTGCTGGACTTCTTCCTGGCTCCCTGTGTAGAAAGCGGGAAACATTTTCCAGAAGCTCTCAGTGAGAACGACGAGCAGCGGTATGTGTTTGCTGTCCCAGCCATGCAGGAGTACCTGGCGGCTCTCTACGTGGTTCTTGGAGAGAACAAATCAGCTCTGGAGAAGCTCTCCAAGCAGATGTCTGTGGCCATCGGTCAGGCAGGCGAGGACGTCAACGCCCTCTTCGGCATCCTCTCTAAATTTATCCCCCTTCGAATATTCGCCGTGTTCAACCTCCTCAAGCTTTTCCCAAAGCTCTATGAGAAAATCAGCAGCCACAACAAAGGCAGCATCGCCAGAACCATGGCGACGGAGATGTTCCGCACTGAGGACAGCTACAACGAGGATGTCCTGGATCAGGTGGAGCAAAGCCTCCTGGGAGTCCACGGCCCTCAGCCACAACAGCACAGTGAAGGCCCGCCTTTTGAGCTCTACCCCATCTTCATGGGTGGACTGCTGCATTATGGGAACCGTGTCCTTCTCCAGCAGCTTGGCTGCAGTATTCAGAGCACCACTGTGGTCCAGATCACACGTGCCCTCAGGAAGCACCTGGTCAGAG AGCTCAGTAAGCCACAGCCACCAGAGGAGATGATGGATCTGCTGGTTCTTCTGTACGAGTTTCAGAACCCCAGACTGACTGCAGAGGTTCTGGCCTCAATGAGAACCATCCGCCTAACCAACATTCGTATGACGTCACTCAAATGCTTCGTGCTGAGTTCTGTGCTCTCATGCACCCCCACAAG TTACCACCTTGAGGAGCTGgacctgtcctcctgtctcctgaCTCACGACCTGCTGCAGACGCTGTGGCCtgccttcagacacacacacaacctcaa ATTGTGTGACAACCCTCTGCTGGAGTCTGGAGCCTGCACCCTGCTGGAGGCCCTGCCAGAGAACCAGTCCCTGAGACACCTGTCCCTGATGCACACCGGGCTGGGGGACTGGGGGGCCCTGCAGTTGgctgagaggctgcagcagcactcGGGGCTCCAGGAACTCAACGTGGCTTATAACAACATTGGGGACAACGCCGCTCTGGCTCTGGTGGATGCCTGCAGGGAACATCCCAGCATCCACACTGTGCA cTTGTATCTGAACCCTCTCAGTGACGTGGGGAAACAGTCTCTGTACGTCCGTGGCGTTCCCAGCAGCGATGGCGGAAGCGGCCAGCGGGTCAAGGTCCTGGCTTCAGTCACTGAAGGCTCGGACCTGTCTGAGGACTGGCACCCCATCCTCAGAGTGATCCGAGAGAACGCCTTGTCCTGGGACCGCCAAcgagtccagcagcagctgaag GTCTTCCTCAGGGACCTGGAGTGGGgccgtcagcagcagcagagtctctGGAAGAGGCTGCACTTCCGCCGGGTGGAGAAGGGAGTCCGACAGActctgaagctgctggagaaggaccctcctcctccacccacagGATACAGGATGTGA
- the nlrx1 gene encoding NLR family member X1 isoform X1 — MSSLHRIRAHRTRLCDVSRQLSQLLSAWSWRRRVDVSLCSATGLHLRTYCSTSSEPDPLQVHRRKLFLWFSHLPQEEKQFGGYFSPETMHVDPLIVERKAEERAGLLSSPLQTQPLTSSSVSVEQLFETTDTWNEGRGVNVLLYGAVGTGKSTVVRKLVLDWCLGTGLTHFKLLVPFSCEDLSELSKVASLRDLVSRKYLHLRKHPLLSGEGNQAKDVLFLFNGMEKMKLDFRIGSTELCSDPNEALPPNVVVVNLLRKYLLPEASILVTTRLSAMDRIPQKYVSRYAQICGFNDPGRQRAYFTSRLLQQSGEAARDHEAQALIELLYLNLQRESQLAAACFLPSYCWLTCATLHFLHFTDAKAPIRTLTGIYTSFLRLNFGGEVLGTGAGTNVPLQGHNNSLMLYVVRTVGKMAFEGVTYKRTSFSEKELEQWIGGKTKTDEELHQLAMFRTDVLDFFLAPCVESGKHFPEALSENDEQRYVFAVPAMQEYLAALYVVLGENKSALEKLSKQMSVAIGQAGEDVNALFGILSKFIPLRIFAVFNLLKLFPKLYEKISSHNKGSIARTMATEMFRTEDSYNEDVLDQVEQSLLGVHGPQPQQHSEGPPFELYPIFMGGLLHYGNRVLLQQLGCSIQSTTVVQITRALRKHLVRELSKPQPPEEMMDLLVLLYEFQNPRLTAEVLASMRTIRLTNIRMTSLKCFVLSSVLSCTPTSYHLEELDLSSCLLTHDLLQTLWPAFRHTHNLNLQFNSLGPESCILLRDLLLDPKSSIRSLQLCDNPLLESGACTLLEALPENQSLRHLSLMHTGLGDWGALQLAERLQQHSGLQELNVAYNNIGDNAALALVDACREHPSIHTVHLYLNPLSDVGKQSLYVRGVPSSDGGSGQRVKVLASVTEGSDLSEDWHPILRVIRENALSWDRQRVQQQLKVFLRDLEWGRQQQQSLWKRLHFRRVEKGVRQTLKLLEKDPPPPPTGYRM, encoded by the exons ATGAGCTCACTACACAG GATCAGAGCTCACCGAACCCGTCTGTGTGATGTTTCCAGACAGCTGAGTCAGCTGCTCTCAgcatggagctggaggaggagggtggatgTTTCCCTCTGCTCAGCCACCGGCCTCCACCTCAGGACCTactgctccacctcctcagaGCCAG ACCCCCTCCAGGTCCACAGGAGGAAGCTGTTCCTGTGGTTCAGCCACCTTCCTCAGGAGGAGAAACAGTTTGGAGGTTACTTCAGCCCAGAGACCATGCATGTGGATCCACTGATCGTGGAAAGAAAAGCTGAGGAGAGGGCAGGACTCCTCAGCTCCCCTCTCCAGACCCAGCCCCTGAccagctcctctgtgtctgtggaacAGCTGTTTGAAACCACCGACACCTGGAACGAGGGTCGGGGGGTCAACGTGCTGCTGTATGGGGCTGTGGGAACAGGGAAAAGTACGGTGGTCCGAAAGCTGGTGCTGGACTGGTGCCTTGGGACCGGCCTGACCCACTTCAAGCTGCTGGTGCCTTTCTCCTGTGAGGACCTCAGTGAACTGTCAAA GGTGGCTTCCTTAAGGGACCTGGTGAGCAGGAAGTACCTCCACCTGAGAAAACACCCCCTGCTGAGCGGGGAAGGAAACCAGGCTAAGGATGTGCTCTTCCTCTTCAATGGGATGGAGAAGATGAAGCTGGACTTCCGGATCGGATCCACGGAGCTCTGCAGCGATCCGAATGAGGCGCTGCCTCCTaatgtggtggtggtgaacCTGCTGAGGAAGTACCTCCTACCTGAG gcCAGCATCTTGGTCACCACCAGACTGTCAGCCATGGACCGTATCCCACAGAAGTATGTGAGTCGCTACGCTCAGATTTGTGGCTTCAATGACCCAGGCCGCCAGCGGGCGTACTTCACCAGTCgcctgctgcagcagagcgGGGAGGCGGCTCGTGACCATGAGGCCCAGGCTCTTATAGAGCTGCTTTACCTCAACCTCCAGAGAGAGAGCCAGCTGGCTGCAGCCTGCTTCCTGCCCTCCTACTGCTGGCTGACCTGTGCTACCTTACACTTCCTCCATTTCACTGATGCCAAGGCGCCCATCCGCACACTGACCGGCATATACACCAGTTTCCTCAGGCTCAACTTCGGGGGCGAGGTACTGGGCACAGGAGCAGGGACTAATGTGCCCCTTCAGGGGCACAACAATTCTCTGATGTTGTATGTCGTCCGTACCGTTGGTAAAATGGCATTTGAAGGCGTGACGTACAAACGAACGTCGTTCTCAGAGAAGGAACTGGAGCAGTGGATCGGAGGGAAGACCAAGACGGATGAGGAGCTGCATCAGTTGGCCATGTTCCGCACTGACGTGCTGGACTTCTTCCTGGCTCCCTGTGTAGAAAGCGGGAAACATTTTCCAGAAGCTCTCAGTGAGAACGACGAGCAGCGGTATGTGTTTGCTGTCCCAGCCATGCAGGAGTACCTGGCGGCTCTCTACGTGGTTCTTGGAGAGAACAAATCAGCTCTGGAGAAGCTCTCCAAGCAGATGTCTGTGGCCATCGGTCAGGCAGGCGAGGACGTCAACGCCCTCTTCGGCATCCTCTCTAAATTTATCCCCCTTCGAATATTCGCCGTGTTCAACCTCCTCAAGCTTTTCCCAAAGCTCTATGAGAAAATCAGCAGCCACAACAAAGGCAGCATCGCCAGAACCATGGCGACGGAGATGTTCCGCACTGAGGACAGCTACAACGAGGATGTCCTGGATCAGGTGGAGCAAAGCCTCCTGGGAGTCCACGGCCCTCAGCCACAACAGCACAGTGAAGGCCCGCCTTTTGAGCTCTACCCCATCTTCATGGGTGGACTGCTGCATTATGGGAACCGTGTCCTTCTCCAGCAGCTTGGCTGCAGTATTCAGAGCACCACTGTGGTCCAGATCACACGTGCCCTCAGGAAGCACCTGGTCAGAG AGCTCAGTAAGCCACAGCCACCAGAGGAGATGATGGATCTGCTGGTTCTTCTGTACGAGTTTCAGAACCCCAGACTGACTGCAGAGGTTCTGGCCTCAATGAGAACCATCCGCCTAACCAACATTCGTATGACGTCACTCAAATGCTTCGTGCTGAGTTCTGTGCTCTCATGCACCCCCACAAG TTACCACCTTGAGGAGCTGgacctgtcctcctgtctcctgaCTCACGACCTGCTGCAGACGCTGTGGCCtgccttcagacacacacacaacctcaa tcttcAGTTTAACAGCCTGGGTCCTGAGTCCTGCATCCTCCTGAGAGATCTGCTTCTAGACCCTAAGAGTTCTATCAGATCTCTACA ATTGTGTGACAACCCTCTGCTGGAGTCTGGAGCCTGCACCCTGCTGGAGGCCCTGCCAGAGAACCAGTCCCTGAGACACCTGTCCCTGATGCACACCGGGCTGGGGGACTGGGGGGCCCTGCAGTTGgctgagaggctgcagcagcactcGGGGCTCCAGGAACTCAACGTGGCTTATAACAACATTGGGGACAACGCCGCTCTGGCTCTGGTGGATGCCTGCAGGGAACATCCCAGCATCCACACTGTGCA cTTGTATCTGAACCCTCTCAGTGACGTGGGGAAACAGTCTCTGTACGTCCGTGGCGTTCCCAGCAGCGATGGCGGAAGCGGCCAGCGGGTCAAGGTCCTGGCTTCAGTCACTGAAGGCTCGGACCTGTCTGAGGACTGGCACCCCATCCTCAGAGTGATCCGAGAGAACGCCTTGTCCTGGGACCGCCAAcgagtccagcagcagctgaag GTCTTCCTCAGGGACCTGGAGTGGGgccgtcagcagcagcagagtctctGGAAGAGGCTGCACTTCCGCCGGGTGGAGAAGGGAGTCCGACAGActctgaagctgctggagaaggaccctcctcctccacccacagGATACAGGATGTGA
- the nlrx1 gene encoding NLR family member X1 isoform X2: MSSLHRQLSQLLSAWSWRRRVDVSLCSATGLHLRTYCSTSSEPDPLQVHRRKLFLWFSHLPQEEKQFGGYFSPETMHVDPLIVERKAEERAGLLSSPLQTQPLTSSSVSVEQLFETTDTWNEGRGVNVLLYGAVGTGKSTVVRKLVLDWCLGTGLTHFKLLVPFSCEDLSELSKVASLRDLVSRKYLHLRKHPLLSGEGNQAKDVLFLFNGMEKMKLDFRIGSTELCSDPNEALPPNVVVVNLLRKYLLPEASILVTTRLSAMDRIPQKYVSRYAQICGFNDPGRQRAYFTSRLLQQSGEAARDHEAQALIELLYLNLQRESQLAAACFLPSYCWLTCATLHFLHFTDAKAPIRTLTGIYTSFLRLNFGGEVLGTGAGTNVPLQGHNNSLMLYVVRTVGKMAFEGVTYKRTSFSEKELEQWIGGKTKTDEELHQLAMFRTDVLDFFLAPCVESGKHFPEALSENDEQRYVFAVPAMQEYLAALYVVLGENKSALEKLSKQMSVAIGQAGEDVNALFGILSKFIPLRIFAVFNLLKLFPKLYEKISSHNKGSIARTMATEMFRTEDSYNEDVLDQVEQSLLGVHGPQPQQHSEGPPFELYPIFMGGLLHYGNRVLLQQLGCSIQSTTVVQITRALRKHLVRELSKPQPPEEMMDLLVLLYEFQNPRLTAEVLASMRTIRLTNIRMTSLKCFVLSSVLSCTPTSYHLEELDLSSCLLTHDLLQTLWPAFRHTHNLNLQFNSLGPESCILLRDLLLDPKSSIRSLQLCDNPLLESGACTLLEALPENQSLRHLSLMHTGLGDWGALQLAERLQQHSGLQELNVAYNNIGDNAALALVDACREHPSIHTVHLYLNPLSDVGKQSLYVRGVPSSDGGSGQRVKVLASVTEGSDLSEDWHPILRVIRENALSWDRQRVQQQLKVFLRDLEWGRQQQQSLWKRLHFRRVEKGVRQTLKLLEKDPPPPPTGYRM, translated from the exons ATGAGCTCACTACACAG ACAGCTGAGTCAGCTGCTCTCAgcatggagctggaggaggagggtggatgTTTCCCTCTGCTCAGCCACCGGCCTCCACCTCAGGACCTactgctccacctcctcagaGCCAG ACCCCCTCCAGGTCCACAGGAGGAAGCTGTTCCTGTGGTTCAGCCACCTTCCTCAGGAGGAGAAACAGTTTGGAGGTTACTTCAGCCCAGAGACCATGCATGTGGATCCACTGATCGTGGAAAGAAAAGCTGAGGAGAGGGCAGGACTCCTCAGCTCCCCTCTCCAGACCCAGCCCCTGAccagctcctctgtgtctgtggaacAGCTGTTTGAAACCACCGACACCTGGAACGAGGGTCGGGGGGTCAACGTGCTGCTGTATGGGGCTGTGGGAACAGGGAAAAGTACGGTGGTCCGAAAGCTGGTGCTGGACTGGTGCCTTGGGACCGGCCTGACCCACTTCAAGCTGCTGGTGCCTTTCTCCTGTGAGGACCTCAGTGAACTGTCAAA GGTGGCTTCCTTAAGGGACCTGGTGAGCAGGAAGTACCTCCACCTGAGAAAACACCCCCTGCTGAGCGGGGAAGGAAACCAGGCTAAGGATGTGCTCTTCCTCTTCAATGGGATGGAGAAGATGAAGCTGGACTTCCGGATCGGATCCACGGAGCTCTGCAGCGATCCGAATGAGGCGCTGCCTCCTaatgtggtggtggtgaacCTGCTGAGGAAGTACCTCCTACCTGAG gcCAGCATCTTGGTCACCACCAGACTGTCAGCCATGGACCGTATCCCACAGAAGTATGTGAGTCGCTACGCTCAGATTTGTGGCTTCAATGACCCAGGCCGCCAGCGGGCGTACTTCACCAGTCgcctgctgcagcagagcgGGGAGGCGGCTCGTGACCATGAGGCCCAGGCTCTTATAGAGCTGCTTTACCTCAACCTCCAGAGAGAGAGCCAGCTGGCTGCAGCCTGCTTCCTGCCCTCCTACTGCTGGCTGACCTGTGCTACCTTACACTTCCTCCATTTCACTGATGCCAAGGCGCCCATCCGCACACTGACCGGCATATACACCAGTTTCCTCAGGCTCAACTTCGGGGGCGAGGTACTGGGCACAGGAGCAGGGACTAATGTGCCCCTTCAGGGGCACAACAATTCTCTGATGTTGTATGTCGTCCGTACCGTTGGTAAAATGGCATTTGAAGGCGTGACGTACAAACGAACGTCGTTCTCAGAGAAGGAACTGGAGCAGTGGATCGGAGGGAAGACCAAGACGGATGAGGAGCTGCATCAGTTGGCCATGTTCCGCACTGACGTGCTGGACTTCTTCCTGGCTCCCTGTGTAGAAAGCGGGAAACATTTTCCAGAAGCTCTCAGTGAGAACGACGAGCAGCGGTATGTGTTTGCTGTCCCAGCCATGCAGGAGTACCTGGCGGCTCTCTACGTGGTTCTTGGAGAGAACAAATCAGCTCTGGAGAAGCTCTCCAAGCAGATGTCTGTGGCCATCGGTCAGGCAGGCGAGGACGTCAACGCCCTCTTCGGCATCCTCTCTAAATTTATCCCCCTTCGAATATTCGCCGTGTTCAACCTCCTCAAGCTTTTCCCAAAGCTCTATGAGAAAATCAGCAGCCACAACAAAGGCAGCATCGCCAGAACCATGGCGACGGAGATGTTCCGCACTGAGGACAGCTACAACGAGGATGTCCTGGATCAGGTGGAGCAAAGCCTCCTGGGAGTCCACGGCCCTCAGCCACAACAGCACAGTGAAGGCCCGCCTTTTGAGCTCTACCCCATCTTCATGGGTGGACTGCTGCATTATGGGAACCGTGTCCTTCTCCAGCAGCTTGGCTGCAGTATTCAGAGCACCACTGTGGTCCAGATCACACGTGCCCTCAGGAAGCACCTGGTCAGAG AGCTCAGTAAGCCACAGCCACCAGAGGAGATGATGGATCTGCTGGTTCTTCTGTACGAGTTTCAGAACCCCAGACTGACTGCAGAGGTTCTGGCCTCAATGAGAACCATCCGCCTAACCAACATTCGTATGACGTCACTCAAATGCTTCGTGCTGAGTTCTGTGCTCTCATGCACCCCCACAAG TTACCACCTTGAGGAGCTGgacctgtcctcctgtctcctgaCTCACGACCTGCTGCAGACGCTGTGGCCtgccttcagacacacacacaacctcaa tcttcAGTTTAACAGCCTGGGTCCTGAGTCCTGCATCCTCCTGAGAGATCTGCTTCTAGACCCTAAGAGTTCTATCAGATCTCTACA ATTGTGTGACAACCCTCTGCTGGAGTCTGGAGCCTGCACCCTGCTGGAGGCCCTGCCAGAGAACCAGTCCCTGAGACACCTGTCCCTGATGCACACCGGGCTGGGGGACTGGGGGGCCCTGCAGTTGgctgagaggctgcagcagcactcGGGGCTCCAGGAACTCAACGTGGCTTATAACAACATTGGGGACAACGCCGCTCTGGCTCTGGTGGATGCCTGCAGGGAACATCCCAGCATCCACACTGTGCA cTTGTATCTGAACCCTCTCAGTGACGTGGGGAAACAGTCTCTGTACGTCCGTGGCGTTCCCAGCAGCGATGGCGGAAGCGGCCAGCGGGTCAAGGTCCTGGCTTCAGTCACTGAAGGCTCGGACCTGTCTGAGGACTGGCACCCCATCCTCAGAGTGATCCGAGAGAACGCCTTGTCCTGGGACCGCCAAcgagtccagcagcagctgaag GTCTTCCTCAGGGACCTGGAGTGGGgccgtcagcagcagcagagtctctGGAAGAGGCTGCACTTCCGCCGGGTGGAGAAGGGAGTCCGACAGActctgaagctgctggagaaggaccctcctcctccacccacagGATACAGGATGTGA
- the efhd1 gene encoding EF-hand domain-containing protein D1 isoform X1: MASEELARKLQSRLAATQEAESRPEAEGGSLRPQPREPEAACGDSSSELSAKLTRRLDINEGNAAPRPTRVFNPYTEFKEFSRKQIKDMEAMFRRYDTGRDGFIDLMELKLMMEKLGAPQTHLGLKNMIREVDEDFDGKLSFREFLLIFRRAAAGELQEESGLMALARLSEINVSTEGVMGAKDFFEAKVQALSVGSKFEAEIREEKEERKRQDVEKKQRQAAFKQLQSTFCS; this comes from the exons ATGGCATCAGAAGAGCTGGCTCGGAAGTTGCAGTCGCGGCTCGCCGCTACGCAGGAGGCAGAGTCGAGGCCGGAGGCCGAGGGGGGCTCGCTGAGACCCCAACCCCGGGAGCCCGAGGCCGCCTGCGGCGATTCGTCCTCCGAGCTGTCCGCGAAACTGACCCGCAGGCTGGACATCAACGAGGGCAACGCCGCCCCTCGACCGACCCGCGTCTTCAACCCCTACACGGAGTTCAAGGAGTTCTCCCGCAAACAGATCAAGGACATGGAGGCGATGTTCAGGCG GTACGACACTGGGAGAGACGGTTTCATCGATCTGATGGAGCTGaagctgatgatggagaagCTGGGAGCTCCTCAGACTCACCTGGGCCTCAAGAACATGATCCGAGAGGTGGACGAAGACTTTGATGGAAAACTGAGCTTCAGAGAG TTCCTGTTGATATTCCgtagagcagcagctggagagctgcaggaggagagtgGTCTGATGGCTCTGGCCCGACTGTCAGAGATCAATGTCTCCACGGAGGGGGTGATGGGGGCCAAGGACTTCTTTGAAGCCAAG GTTCAGGCTCTGTCAGTCGGCAGCAAGTTTGAGGCTGAGATCcgagaggagaaggaagaacGAAAGAGACAGGATGTGGAGAAGAAGCAGAGGCAGGCTGCCTTCAAGCAGCTGCAGTCCACCTTCTGCTCCTGA
- the efhd1 gene encoding EF-hand domain-containing protein D1 isoform X2: MELKLMMEKLGAPQTHLGLKNMIREVDEDFDGKLSFREFLLIFRRAAAGELQEESGLMALARLSEINVSTEGVMGAKDFFEAKVQALSVGSKFEAEIREEKEERKRQDVEKKQRQAAFKQLQSTFCS, encoded by the exons ATGGAGCTGaagctgatgatggagaagCTGGGAGCTCCTCAGACTCACCTGGGCCTCAAGAACATGATCCGAGAGGTGGACGAAGACTTTGATGGAAAACTGAGCTTCAGAGAG TTCCTGTTGATATTCCgtagagcagcagctggagagctgcaggaggagagtgGTCTGATGGCTCTGGCCCGACTGTCAGAGATCAATGTCTCCACGGAGGGGGTGATGGGGGCCAAGGACTTCTTTGAAGCCAAG GTTCAGGCTCTGTCAGTCGGCAGCAAGTTTGAGGCTGAGATCcgagaggagaaggaagaacGAAAGAGACAGGATGTGGAGAAGAAGCAGAGGCAGGCTGCCTTCAAGCAGCTGCAGTCCACCTTCTGCTCCTGA